A single window of Fischerella sp. PCC 9605 DNA harbors:
- a CDS encoding GAF domain-containing protein → MQFSIQEKDLIRRITNHIRQKLELQVILTATAAELRSFLEVDRVKICKFNPDGSGQVIAESVDNNHLPSVLGLIFPGDEIPPKIRELYVKVRVRSIVNVDTKEIGQSALYNSETEETISKEIRYRSVDPCHLEYLTAMGVKSSLVLPILHDEQLWGLLACHHSQPRSIPESEVETMQMVVDQLSIAIAQSTFLNQAPERATREATIKNIVTLLHSLSSIEFQPALAQAVIAFGGSAGRLCIRNEALALQDGYVKSFADCLEASSNHLKVYAYGKQPVMPELAKYPLIEQYSIWQEHYKSHNYDVWAISDIYQIHELRFLQVALQSTKIRSILMIPLLYRQELLGYLSIFRDDVEKETLWAGESDPDRRQLYPRQSFNAWRESKKTQPREWTVEEIELADEIGKQFAFAVHEHALHQKLHTLNTNLKSQVQEGKTKLQQSTKLQQALLDVVANIQACVDLDTIFQTAIKQVCQLLQAERVSVRRFFTDGSDEFSSDFEVASPEWSNLSLLGINTLWNDTYLQKTQEEPDRNNEAFAVDDIYKIGFIPSDIEILDQYHIKAFAIAPIVVGEKLWGLLAAYQHSQPRHWHSSEIKFLSQMAAQLGVAIQQAELIARSRQQANALQNATQQKQALLRVFTKMRQSIHFPTQNTEFEDF, encoded by the coding sequence ATGCAATTTAGTATCCAGGAAAAAGACTTAATACGACGCATTACAAACCATATCCGTCAAAAGCTAGAACTGCAAGTCATCTTGACCGCAACAGCGGCAGAGTTACGTTCGTTTCTGGAAGTTGATAGAGTGAAAATTTGCAAATTTAATCCAGATGGGAGTGGTCAAGTCATTGCTGAATCTGTAGATAATAATCATCTACCCTCAGTGTTGGGGCTAATTTTTCCTGGGGATGAAATTCCACCGAAAATTCGTGAATTGTACGTTAAAGTACGAGTGCGTTCGATTGTAAATGTTGATACCAAAGAGATTGGTCAAAGTGCTCTGTATAATTCAGAAACAGAGGAGACGATCTCTAAAGAGATCCGCTACCGCTCTGTAGATCCCTGCCATCTGGAATATTTAACTGCGATGGGAGTGAAATCCTCTCTGGTGTTACCCATTCTGCATGATGAGCAACTCTGGGGACTGTTGGCGTGTCACCACTCACAGCCACGTTCAATTCCAGAATCGGAAGTGGAAACGATGCAGATGGTTGTCGATCAGCTGTCAATAGCGATCGCCCAAAGCACCTTCCTCAACCAAGCTCCTGAAAGAGCCACACGGGAAGCTACGATCAAGAACATTGTCACCCTGCTGCACTCACTATCCTCCATTGAGTTCCAGCCAGCTTTAGCACAAGCCGTCATTGCCTTCGGTGGTTCTGCTGGCAGACTTTGCATCAGAAATGAAGCATTGGCTCTCCAAGACGGCTACGTCAAAAGCTTTGCAGACTGTTTGGAAGCCTCCAGCAATCACCTCAAAGTTTATGCCTACGGCAAACAACCCGTAATGCCAGAATTGGCAAAATATCCATTGATAGAGCAATATAGCATTTGGCAGGAACACTATAAGTCTCATAATTATGATGTTTGGGCAATTTCAGACATCTATCAAATTCATGAATTGCGTTTTTTGCAAGTTGCCTTACAATCAACCAAAATTCGTAGCATCTTGATGATTCCACTCCTTTATCGTCAGGAATTGCTAGGATACTTAAGTATTTTCCGGGACGACGTGGAAAAAGAAACCCTGTGGGCAGGAGAATCTGACCCCGACAGGCGTCAACTATACCCTCGTCAATCGTTTAATGCTTGGCGAGAATCCAAAAAGACTCAACCTCGTGAGTGGACGGTCGAAGAAATTGAATTGGCGGATGAGATAGGTAAACAATTTGCCTTTGCTGTTCACGAACATGCGCTACACCAAAAGTTACATACGCTCAATACCAACTTGAAAAGTCAAGTCCAAGAAGGCAAAACCAAGCTGCAACAGTCAACGAAACTACAACAGGCGTTACTTGATGTTGTTGCCAATATTCAAGCCTGTGTTGATCTAGATACGATCTTTCAAACAGCTATCAAACAGGTGTGTCAATTACTGCAAGCTGAGCGTGTTTCTGTTCGTCGTTTCTTTACAGATGGGAGTGATGAATTTAGCAGTGATTTTGAGGTAGCTAGCCCAGAGTGGTCAAATTTGTCCCTACTCGGCATCAACACACTTTGGAACGATACCTACTTACAAAAAACACAAGAGGAACCTGACCGCAACAACGAAGCATTTGCGGTGGATGACATCTACAAAATAGGATTTATTCCCTCTGACATCGAAATTCTCGATCAATATCACATCAAAGCCTTTGCGATCGCTCCTATTGTTGTTGGAGAAAAACTCTGGGGTTTACTTGCAGCTTATCAACACTCCCAGCCTCGCCACTGGCATTCATCGGAAATAAAATTCCTCAGTCAGATGGCTGCCCAACTTGGAGTGGCAATCCAGCAAGCTGAATTAATTGCACGATCGCGTCAGCAGGCAAATGCATTACAAAATGCAACACAACAAAAGCAGGCATTGTTAAGAGTTTTTACCAAGATGCGGCAATCCATTCACTTCCCTACGCAAAATACCGAGTTTGAAGATTTTTGA
- a CDS encoding iron uptake porin, which produces MQKSWKSLLVSPAVLGTILLVGNTAIAGETSPTSEVSEPNLVVTPEKKVGNNTQEQQIAQVTSVSQLSDVQPTDWAFQALQSLVERYGCIAGYPNSTYRGNRPLTRYEFAAGLNACLDRVNELVATATGELVTKEDLATLQKLQEEFSAELATLRGRVDTLEAKNAELEANQFSTTTKLTGQVVAVISDVLGGDDVNDVDVRDNNTTFGARSRIELNTSFTGKDTLFTRLQANNIQNPEIGTPEGSLFFAGDDGTTDVFIDALWYRFSPTESTEVIAIANAGAADDVTSTVNLFDGDGAFGALSTFGTRNPIYYQMDGAGLGVTQNFSDSLALSLAYLASSPNDPSDDNGLFNGGYGALAQLTFQPSDRFTVGLTYINAYNQELGTGSRRANPISFLQSELTPPADVTGEPEPVSVPFSNNSYGLQASFQFSDNLVLGGWVGYTNAKNLSTQGGTIDRGKLDIWNWAVTLGFPDLGSKGSLAGIIVGMEPKVTSSSIDQINEDEDTSYHIEAFYQYQVSDNITITPGVIWLTAPDHNNNNNDAIIGALRTTFSF; this is translated from the coding sequence ATGCAAAAATCTTGGAAATCTCTGTTGGTTAGCCCAGCAGTTCTCGGCACAATATTACTAGTTGGTAATACCGCAATTGCTGGAGAAACATCTCCAACATCGGAAGTTAGTGAACCGAATTTGGTAGTCACTCCAGAAAAAAAAGTTGGAAATAATACTCAAGAACAACAAATAGCACAAGTGACCTCGGTTTCTCAGCTGTCGGATGTACAACCAACAGACTGGGCATTTCAAGCTTTACAATCACTGGTAGAACGCTACGGTTGTATTGCAGGCTATCCAAATAGCACTTATCGCGGTAATCGACCGCTGACGCGATATGAGTTTGCTGCTGGTTTGAATGCTTGCTTAGACCGCGTTAACGAATTAGTTGCTACAGCCACAGGGGAGTTAGTAACAAAAGAAGATTTAGCGACATTACAAAAACTGCAAGAAGAATTTTCGGCAGAACTAGCGACTCTGCGAGGTCGTGTGGATACGCTGGAGGCAAAAAATGCTGAATTGGAAGCGAATCAGTTTTCTACAACTACCAAACTGACTGGACAAGTAGTCGCTGTAATCAGCGATGTTTTGGGAGGAGATGATGTCAATGATGTAGATGTTCGAGACAACAATACAACTTTTGGAGCGCGATCGCGCATAGAATTGAACACCAGCTTTACAGGGAAAGATACTCTGTTTACCAGGCTTCAGGCAAATAATATTCAAAATCCTGAGATTGGCACACCAGAGGGTAGCTTGTTCTTTGCTGGTGATGATGGCACCACTGATGTTTTCATTGATGCACTGTGGTACAGATTCTCGCCAACCGAAAGTACAGAAGTGATTGCTATTGCCAATGCAGGCGCAGCAGACGACGTTACCAGTACAGTAAATCTTTTTGACGGAGATGGCGCGTTTGGTGCTTTGTCTACCTTTGGTACACGTAACCCTATCTATTACCAAATGGATGGTGCAGGGTTGGGTGTCACCCAAAACTTCAGTGATTCATTAGCACTCAGTTTGGCATATTTAGCGAGTTCACCCAACGACCCATCTGATGATAATGGATTGTTCAACGGGGGTTACGGCGCTCTAGCACAGTTGACTTTTCAACCAAGCGATCGCTTTACCGTTGGCTTGACTTATATCAATGCTTACAATCAGGAACTGGGTACTGGTAGTAGACGTGCCAATCCTATATCCTTCCTTCAGTCTGAACTTACTCCTCCTGCGGATGTGACTGGAGAACCAGAACCGGTGAGTGTACCATTTTCCAACAATTCCTACGGTCTACAAGCATCCTTTCAATTCAGTGATAATTTAGTTTTGGGTGGTTGGGTTGGCTATACCAATGCCAAGAACTTATCCACTCAAGGAGGGACTATTGACCGTGGCAAGCTTGACATTTGGAACTGGGCAGTTACTCTTGGATTTCCCGACCTTGGTAGTAAAGGCAGCTTAGCGGGCATCATTGTCGGGATGGAACCGAAGGTGACAAGTTCCAGTATTGATCAAATCAACGAAGACGAAGACACTTCATATCACATTGAGGCTTTCTATCAGTATCAGGTGAGCGATAACATCACTATCACTCCCGGAGTCATCTGGCTAACCGCACCCGATCATAACAACAACAACAATGATGCGATCATTGGTGCATTGAGAACTACCTTTAGTTTCTAA
- a CDS encoding metal ABC transporter substrate-binding protein — translation MKRTQIKSRKDQYKSGIVSLIALLVLSVGTGCSQTNTKQGGTTEQSPQVQEAASTPAINSGKIKVVTTFLPMYWFTKAVTGDVADVTVLVPPGTEIHEYQATPENVRAIATANVLVENGLGLEEFLEDTVKNAQNPKLEKISASKNIQALEEISPVVETRNKEEEHDHGHTHEHAEGNPHVWLDPVLAKQQVINIRDGLIAADPANKSNYEANVAAYIKQLEDLDNQYRQTLQKYPNCTFVTFHDAYPYLAKRYNLKQVAVVEIPEDQLTPTDVQKAVNAVKKYNVKALFGEPGTDNKLLTSLSRDLNLTLRELDSLETGSKEPQYYFQAMQKNLQTLESACK, via the coding sequence GTGAAGCGGACTCAGATAAAAAGTAGAAAAGATCAATACAAAAGCGGCATAGTATCCTTAATTGCCTTGTTAGTATTGTCGGTTGGGACTGGCTGTAGTCAAACAAATACAAAACAAGGAGGAACTACCGAACAGTCACCGCAAGTACAAGAGGCTGCATCCACGCCTGCAATCAATTCGGGAAAAATCAAGGTGGTAACGACATTTTTACCCATGTATTGGTTTACCAAGGCAGTCACTGGGGATGTGGCAGATGTGACAGTTTTGGTTCCTCCTGGCACGGAAATACATGAGTATCAAGCGACACCAGAAAATGTGAGAGCGATCGCCACAGCAAATGTGTTGGTAGAAAATGGCTTGGGCTTAGAAGAATTTCTGGAAGACACGGTCAAAAATGCCCAGAATCCTAAATTGGAAAAAATTTCAGCCAGCAAGAATATTCAAGCCTTGGAAGAAATTTCACCTGTGGTAGAAACGAGGAACAAAGAGGAAGAACACGACCACGGACATACTCACGAACATGCTGAAGGTAATCCCCACGTTTGGCTAGATCCTGTTTTGGCAAAACAACAAGTTATCAATATTAGGGATGGCTTAATTGCGGCTGACCCTGCGAATAAAAGCAATTATGAGGCAAATGTAGCAGCTTATATCAAGCAGTTAGAAGATTTAGATAATCAATATCGGCAGACTTTACAAAAGTATCCCAACTGCACTTTTGTGACTTTCCATGATGCCTATCCATACCTGGCAAAACGCTATAACCTTAAACAAGTGGCAGTAGTAGAAATTCCTGAAGATCAGCTGACGCCAACAGATGTGCAAAAAGCAGTCAATGCCGTCAAAAAGTACAACGTCAAAGCTTTGTTTGGCGAACCAGGAACGGATAATAAATTGCTGACAAGCCTTTCTCGTGACTTGAATTTAACTTTGCGTGAATTAGATTCTTTGGAAACAGGTTCCAAAGAACCACAGTATTACTTCCAGGCTATGCAGAAGAATTTACAAACTTTAGAATCAGCTTGCAAATAG
- a CDS encoding metal ABC transporter ATP-binding protein, translating to MNIDIPVVKVEGLSVYKGSYLAVRDVSFELLPGTNTAIVGPNGGGKSTLVQAVLDLIPRSSGNIEIFGLPISRLGHLRHQLGYMPQHFIFDRSFPISVGELVGLGWVKEGKREKGKGKREISFFKRLWQQNQEKAAAVVTALRRTDTYHLRNQAIGTLSGGQLKRVLLAYCLVMPRRLLVLDEAFAGVDVQGAADFYTLLNELKQEESWTILQVSHDIDLVSRYCDRVICLNQTIVCTGVPEIALSPQNLLATYGPGFSRYQHHH from the coding sequence ATGAATATTGATATTCCTGTTGTCAAAGTAGAAGGGTTGAGTGTATACAAAGGTAGCTATCTAGCTGTTCGCGATGTTTCATTTGAATTGTTGCCAGGAACCAACACTGCCATAGTCGGCCCCAATGGTGGGGGTAAAAGTACTCTGGTACAAGCAGTTTTAGATTTGATTCCGCGAAGTAGTGGCAACATAGAAATATTTGGTTTGCCAATTTCTAGACTGGGGCATTTGCGTCATCAGTTAGGATATATGCCACAGCATTTTATCTTTGACCGCAGCTTTCCGATTTCTGTTGGGGAATTGGTAGGTTTGGGATGGGTCAAAGAAGGAAAAAGGGAAAAGGGAAAAGGGAAAAGGGAAATTTCATTTTTTAAAAGGCTATGGCAGCAAAATCAAGAAAAAGCAGCAGCAGTAGTAACAGCTTTACGGCGAACTGATACTTACCATCTGCGAAATCAAGCGATTGGTACTCTCAGTGGTGGTCAGCTAAAGCGGGTATTGCTGGCTTACTGTTTGGTAATGCCTCGAAGACTATTAGTATTGGATGAAGCTTTTGCTGGAGTAGATGTACAAGGTGCAGCAGATTTTTATACTTTGCTGAATGAACTTAAGCAGGAAGAAAGTTGGACGATATTACAAGTGTCTCACGATATCGATCTGGTCAGTCGCTATTGCGATCGCGTAATTTGTCTTAACCAAACTATCGTTTGTACCGGAGTACCAGAAATTGCCCTCTCACCACAAAATCTTTTAGCAACCTACGGCCCAGGATTTAGTCGCTACCAACACCATCATTAG
- a CDS encoding ArsR/SmtB family transcription factor — translation MAEFFSFLGDPNRLRILSLLAEKEFCVSDLAAALNMSESAVSHQLRNLRVMRLVSYRKQSRHVFYSLHDSHVLHLYQSVAEHLDEKDE, via the coding sequence ATGGCGGAATTTTTTAGTTTTTTAGGAGATCCTAATCGTTTGCGAATTCTCTCTCTTTTAGCTGAAAAAGAATTTTGTGTTAGCGATTTAGCAGCTGCACTGAATATGAGTGAATCTGCTGTATCTCATCAGTTGCGAAATTTACGGGTGATGCGCTTAGTTAGTTATCGCAAGCAAAGTCGTCATGTTTTCTATAGCCTCCACGATAGTCATGTTTTGCATCTTTACCAGTCTGTCGCTGAACACCTAGACGAAAAGGATGAATGA
- a CDS encoding metal ABC transporter permease has protein sequence MSWLAVTTANDLVTLLQFPFMQRAIAGAVLMGILGGLLGCFVTLRQLSFFSHAVGHAALVGVALGVLLQLNPTWMLLPFTLVFGVLVIYFIDKTDLASDSVLSIVLSGALAIGVILSSLIQGYRGNLMAVLFGDILAIDQTDLILTLLVLVAGSIFLLSTLRQQILLTLNPDVAKVQGIPVQLYRYGFVILLSLAVAVAIKAVGVLLVNAFLVIPASTAKLIGHHFRCFLLQSVIVGSITSIAGIIVSGLFNLASGPSIVLVQFLVFVAVFSWIKLTIKTT, from the coding sequence ATAAGCTGGTTAGCCGTCACCACTGCAAATGACTTAGTAACATTGCTACAGTTTCCCTTCATGCAGCGAGCGATCGCTGGTGCTGTATTAATGGGAATATTGGGCGGTTTACTTGGCTGTTTTGTCACCTTGCGCCAGTTGTCTTTTTTCAGCCACGCTGTTGGTCATGCCGCATTAGTGGGTGTGGCATTAGGTGTGCTGCTACAGTTAAATCCCACCTGGATGCTGCTGCCTTTCACGTTGGTGTTTGGAGTGCTTGTGATCTACTTTATCGACAAAACTGATTTAGCTAGTGATAGCGTACTCAGTATAGTCCTATCAGGAGCATTAGCGATCGGCGTGATCTTGAGTAGCCTTATCCAAGGATATCGCGGCAACTTGATGGCAGTATTATTTGGCGATATTTTGGCGATCGATCAAACAGACCTGATTTTAACTTTGCTGGTGCTTGTTGCAGGCAGCATATTTCTATTATCAACCCTGCGCCAACAAATTTTACTAACCCTTAATCCTGATGTGGCAAAAGTTCAAGGAATTCCAGTACAATTGTATCGATACGGGTTTGTCATCTTGCTGTCACTAGCAGTTGCCGTAGCAATTAAAGCTGTCGGCGTTTTACTGGTAAATGCATTTTTGGTAATTCCCGCCTCCACTGCCAAACTGATTGGTCATCACTTTCGCTGCTTTTTGCTACAATCGGTGATTGTTGGCTCCATTACTAGCATTGCTGGCATTATCGTATCGGGTCTTTTCAACCTAGCTTCTGGCCCGAGTATTGTGCTTGTTCAGTTCCTAGTCTTCGTAGCCGTTTTCAGTTGGATCAAGTTGACAATCAAAACTACGTAA
- a CDS encoding recombinase family protein — protein sequence MSTSELVTLQHLNRKAIIYIRQSTPHQLISNQESLRLQYALRQRAIELGWSDNNIEVIDTDLGITAASAEQRPGFKELLAQVTLGLVGIILSYDVTRLSRNCSDWYPLLDLCGYRGCLIADRDGVYDPSSANGRLLLGLKGQISEVELHTIRSRLSAGILSKARRGELALTLPVGLVRDELGVVQKDPNREVINRINLVFEIFGQRKSASKVLQTFNSEGLLLPRRNRFGDIFWRKPSVASIISILKNPAYAGAFVYGRTRTLKRGLVSNQPQQKQLPMAEWKIRVNDVYPAYISWQTYERNQAQLMDNYAEYDRNKTRGIPRPGAALLHGIVYCGECGHKMVVQYKGATRYICNSLRQQYRVPVCQYIPADAIDEYVVNAFLEALSVVELDAYHKAVKTQQQSQETVERAHSQQIQRLQYQVALAERQFNRVDPDNRLVAAELEQRWENALRELKLAQENYAQRQQPQTVDHLPKELKTAFINIGQRLPELWHSGTLTQVQKKSLLRCLIDKVVIHRVARDTVRTRIIWKGGDTTNVDLPIPVGSLAELTNAQELETQVVSLSQQSIDDQVIAQQLTAQGYRSPLCKTLLPSTVKTIRLKHHIFQNRSQSHPREISGYLTVPQVAQSLELSPHWIYDRIHNGTIAISKDESTGLYLFPNLPDTLLQFQKLKAGELQNLRF from the coding sequence ATGAGTACCTCAGAGCTAGTAACACTCCAACACCTGAACCGCAAAGCGATAATCTACATTCGTCAGTCTACCCCACATCAATTAATCAGCAATCAGGAGAGTTTGCGTCTGCAATACGCTCTGCGTCAGCGAGCTATAGAACTGGGCTGGTCGGATAATAACATTGAGGTAATTGACACTGATCTAGGTATTACCGCCGCCAGCGCAGAACAGCGACCAGGCTTTAAAGAACTGTTAGCCCAGGTAACTTTAGGATTAGTAGGGATTATCCTCTCTTATGATGTTACTCGCCTGTCACGTAATTGCTCAGATTGGTATCCCTTGCTGGACTTGTGTGGTTACAGAGGTTGTTTGATTGCTGACAGAGATGGGGTTTATGATCCAAGTAGTGCCAATGGTCGATTATTGTTGGGACTCAAAGGACAAATTTCCGAAGTAGAGTTGCATACGATTCGTTCCCGCTTAAGTGCTGGGATTCTTAGCAAAGCCAGGCGTGGTGAACTGGCACTCACCTTACCTGTGGGTTTGGTTCGTGATGAACTGGGAGTGGTGCAGAAAGACCCAAATCGTGAGGTGATTAACCGAATTAACTTAGTGTTTGAGATTTTTGGGCAACGTAAGTCAGCTTCCAAAGTGTTGCAGACGTTCAACAGTGAAGGGCTGTTGCTTCCACGGAGAAATCGCTTTGGTGATATTTTCTGGCGCAAGCCTAGCGTGGCAAGTATCATCTCAATTCTGAAAAATCCTGCCTACGCTGGTGCATTTGTATATGGACGTACACGTACTCTCAAACGTGGTTTGGTTTCAAATCAGCCACAACAAAAGCAATTGCCAATGGCCGAATGGAAAATCCGAGTCAATGACGTATATCCAGCTTACATCAGTTGGCAAACCTACGAGCGTAATCAGGCACAGCTTATGGATAATTATGCTGAGTATGACCGCAATAAAACTCGTGGTATCCCTCGCCCTGGTGCAGCATTACTGCATGGGATAGTTTACTGTGGTGAATGTGGTCACAAGATGGTTGTCCAGTACAAAGGCGCAACCCGCTATATTTGTAACTCCTTACGGCAGCAGTATCGTGTGCCTGTTTGTCAGTATATTCCTGCTGATGCAATTGATGAGTACGTAGTCAATGCCTTTTTAGAAGCTTTGTCAGTTGTAGAGCTAGATGCTTATCACAAAGCTGTCAAAACCCAACAGCAGTCTCAAGAGACAGTGGAACGAGCGCACTCTCAACAAATACAACGTTTACAGTATCAAGTAGCACTAGCAGAAAGACAGTTTAACCGGGTTGACCCGGATAACCGATTGGTAGCGGCCGAACTAGAACAGCGTTGGGAAAACGCTTTACGCGAACTAAAACTTGCCCAAGAAAACTATGCTCAACGTCAGCAGCCTCAAACAGTAGATCACCTACCAAAAGAACTCAAAACTGCTTTTATTAACATTGGACAAAGGCTCCCTGAACTTTGGCACAGTGGCACCTTGACACAAGTGCAAAAAAAATCTCTGCTACGCTGCCTCATTGATAAGGTCGTCATTCATCGTGTTGCACGTGATACAGTTCGCACTCGGATTATTTGGAAAGGTGGTGACACTACTAATGTTGACCTGCCAATCCCAGTTGGTTCATTGGCTGAACTCACCAATGCCCAGGAATTGGAAACTCAGGTTGTTAGTTTGAGCCAACAAAGTATTGATGACCAAGTTATCGCTCAACAACTGACGGCACAAGGTTATCGATCGCCACTATGCAAAACTCTCCTGCCCAGTACAGTCAAAACTATCCGGCTTAAACATCATATTTTTCAAAACCGTAGCCAGTCTCATCCCCGCGAGATTTCGGGTTATCTTACGGTTCCTCAAGTTGCCCAGTCTTTAGAACTTTCACCCCACTGGATCTACGATCGCATTCATAACGGAACGATCGCCATTAGCAAGGATGAATCAACCGGGCTTTATCTGTTTCCTAACCTTCCCGATACACTCTTACAATTCCAAAAGCTCAAAGCTGGAGAACTCCAGAACTTGCGTTTTTGA
- a CDS encoding glycoside hydrolase family 55 protein encodes MKVSVFKQLPCLLCVAFITGTCVDRTKNSEIEIAQAAPNIQENIVFPKNAGVIDVTAPKYGAKPNDGKDDTQAIQKALSEFPNQGRIIYLPNGVYDISDTLHWPHGKRYSSDYKRTILQGQSRDGVVIRLKNNSPGFQNPTKPRPVISTGFDPKLDPNSEDIKASRVAQRFGNSVRNLTIKLGKNNYGAEGLNFAAHNQGAVRSVKIISEDRSGTTGLALTHGEVGPLLIEDVEIIGFDRGIRTNTCINSITMQNITVRDQNRVGIFNGGQVISLEGFNSFNSVRAIINGNNPHKGCDPGSTLTLVNAKLIGHGKAKNIPAISSAGFLYARNVVSSGYKGVLANNAVRTKAQVKGSKIEEFTSRPIISQFPSSSRSLQLPIKPFPKLAWDDPKKWVSVEKFGAIPNDKKDDTAAFQAAIDSGATTVFVPNSGNFTINGSLRIRGKVRRFIGTSGLLDGKGEILADNGSEPSLIVENFFIPYNSKLKWKNFANRTVVYRSINNLILESNSTGNLFIDDVSVIRQVRFLNSAQHVWARQLNPEIRTETNVLNRGAHLWILGMKTEQGKTKIKTTNGGFTELLGGLIYANGTNGLEEPLFHIVNASASFSGVADAYFTKKNSRPLWLWVEETRGFQTKQLTRNQIPARMTTNGHVLLLYTGFDKQPNK; translated from the coding sequence GTGAAAGTATCTGTCTTCAAACAACTCCCTTGCTTGCTTTGTGTTGCTTTTATCACAGGCACTTGCGTTGACCGTACCAAAAACTCTGAGATTGAAATCGCGCAAGCTGCCCCAAATATCCAAGAGAATATCGTATTTCCAAAAAATGCTGGAGTAATAGATGTCACTGCGCCTAAATATGGAGCTAAACCCAACGATGGCAAAGATGATACCCAAGCTATCCAAAAAGCACTTAGTGAGTTTCCCAATCAAGGACGAATTATTTACTTGCCCAATGGTGTATATGATATCTCTGATACTCTTCATTGGCCTCATGGAAAGCGTTACAGTTCTGATTACAAACGTACTATACTCCAAGGGCAAAGCCGCGACGGAGTTGTTATTCGCCTCAAGAATAACTCTCCTGGATTCCAGAACCCAACCAAACCTCGACCGGTTATTTCTACAGGATTTGACCCAAAGCTAGATCCCAACTCGGAAGATATTAAAGCCAGTAGAGTAGCTCAACGCTTTGGCAATTCAGTTAGAAATTTGACTATAAAACTAGGGAAGAATAACTATGGGGCAGAAGGACTCAATTTTGCCGCCCACAATCAAGGAGCAGTGCGAAGCGTCAAGATTATCTCTGAAGATAGAAGCGGCACAACAGGTTTAGCTTTAACACACGGTGAAGTTGGCCCTCTGTTGATAGAGGATGTTGAAATTATTGGATTTGATCGTGGTATACGTACTAACACTTGTATTAATAGTATTACGATGCAAAATATCACAGTCCGCGATCAAAATCGAGTAGGTATATTTAATGGCGGACAAGTAATCAGTCTTGAGGGTTTCAACAGTTTCAATTCTGTTCGAGCAATTATCAACGGCAATAATCCTCACAAAGGTTGCGACCCCGGTAGCACTTTGACACTTGTTAATGCCAAACTTATAGGTCACGGTAAGGCAAAAAATATTCCAGCAATTTCTTCTGCTGGATTTCTTTATGCGCGAAATGTAGTCTCTTCTGGATACAAAGGAGTTCTCGCAAACAATGCCGTAAGAACGAAAGCCCAGGTTAAAGGCTCTAAGATTGAAGAATTTACTTCCCGCCCAATCATATCCCAGTTCCCTTCATCATCAAGATCGCTGCAACTGCCAATCAAACCATTTCCTAAATTGGCTTGGGACGATCCAAAAAAATGGGTCAGTGTGGAGAAATTTGGTGCAATTCCAAACGATAAAAAAGATGATACTGCTGCTTTTCAAGCGGCCATTGATTCTGGTGCTACGACAGTATTTGTACCTAATTCTGGAAATTTTACAATCAACGGTTCTCTCCGAATCAGAGGAAAAGTGCGAAGATTTATTGGCACAAGTGGATTGCTGGATGGAAAAGGAGAAATATTAGCAGATAACGGCAGTGAACCAAGCCTAATTGTTGAAAATTTCTTCATTCCATATAATTCTAAGCTGAAATGGAAGAATTTTGCTAATCGAACCGTTGTTTACCGCAGTATTAATAACTTGATCTTGGAAAGCAACAGTACTGGGAATTTATTTATTGATGATGTTTCTGTAATACGTCAAGTGAGATTTCTCAATTCCGCTCAACACGTTTGGGCACGCCAATTGAATCCTGAAATTCGGACAGAAACTAATGTGCTTAATAGAGGAGCACATCTTTGGATTCTTGGCATGAAAACAGAACAAGGTAAAACAAAAATTAAAACTACCAATGGAGGCTTTACTGAACTCCTAGGTGGGCTAATTTATGCTAATGGTACAAATGGTCTAGAAGAGCCACTCTTCCACATCGTCAATGCTTCTGCTTCGTTCTCTGGCGTAGCTGACGCATATTTTACGAAGAAAAACTCTCGACCACTATGGTTATGGGTAGAGGAAACACGCGGATTTCAGACAAAACAACTTACCAGAAATCAGATACCTGCCAGAATGACTACTAACGGACATGTTTTGCTACTATATACTGGTTTTGACAAACAACCGAACAAATAA